The genomic DNA CAACCGCGGACCACAGCGTGAGAGTGTAAGCCCGGTACTGGATCCACGCGCCGCGACCCAAGCGCATGAACGCGGGAATCGTGCATGCTGCCAGTAGCGCAACGCCCGAATACCAGGCCCGGTCAGCGAGGCAGTTATACACGTACGCGAGGTTCCATAGGTCGTAGGCGATGATCCACCCGAGAGTGAGGTCACCCCAAATGAGCGCCCGATCTTTCTTCTTCGAGACGAAAATTCCGATCCACCCTGAGATCGCTAGGAGATTGAGGATCCCGGCGATGCCGTTCATGATGTTCCACGGCCCACCCCAGGTGACCATTCCCTGTGTGGGATCGTGGCCGTGGATACCGAAGCACTGGAAGTCGCGGATCACGGCCTCGGCGATGTTGACCGCAAGAATGACCGGTGGAATCAGCAGGTACCAGCGGTTGTGGCGGAGTTTGGGGAAAACCTGAAGAGCAACTAAGCTCAGCGACCCAAGGAGTGCCGAATACTGCTTGACGATGGGGAACCAGCCTGCCGAGGCCGTGCCCGGAGTGGATGTCGGCCACCAGAAGATCGACAGCGCAACCGGGATCACGATGAAGACGGCGAGGACTACCCAGCGTGAACGTTGCGCCAACCACGCGACAACGGCGAGCGCGGCGATGACGACGACGAGCATCGCATAGTCCCACCATTGGCCGACCTCGAAGAAAAAGAGCGTCGGATAG from Schaalia sp. ZJ405 includes the following:
- a CDS encoding DUF5692 family protein, yielding MPLPTITPPDYPTLFFFEVGQWWDYAMLVVVIAALAVVAWLAQRSRWVVLAVFIVIPVALSIFWWPTSTPGTASAGWFPIVKQYSALLGSLSLVALQVFPKLRHNRWYLLIPPVILAVNIAEAVIRDFQCFGIHGHDPTQGMVTWGGPWNIMNGIAGILNLLAISGWIGIFVSKKKDRALIWGDLTLGWIIAYDLWNLAYVYNCLADRAWYSGVALLAACTIPAFMRLGRGAWIQYRAYTLTLWSAVVLTFPHFTEDSLFAHRSAHNPTAMFLLSAAALVANIWVFGVHMYRIVKFRRNPLTQEVYSDTPRYVEWIRDLASDDDKQRIAARLGLTPVELGYTTTSEASFGTDQGTRTSAR